In one window of Camelina sativa cultivar DH55 chromosome 15, Cs, whole genome shotgun sequence DNA:
- the LOC104744568 gene encoding uncharacterized protein At4g04775-like, whose translation MSTVSGGSSGSSNVRQRGFVVGVPKRCWCGEHIVAKNSKSEPNPSRRYFRCREAAAKKLVNDNHIFKWVDEALLDEVATLGVQFERVKEEMKERTIETLQEQKLKFEKMQMEFEKELCERVEEVLLEAKAELQCRMNKSIIVCVFGFMILFALFKLV comes from the exons ATGAGTACCGTTTCTGGAGGTTCGAGTGGTTCATCAAATGTTCGACAAAGAGGATTCGTCGTTGGCGTGCCTAAGAGATGCTGGTGTGGGGAACACATCGTGGCAAAGAATTCCAAATCCGAGCCTAATCCTTCTCGGAGATACTTTCGATGTCGAGAAGCAGCAGCAAAGAAG CTTGTGAACGATAACCACATCTTTAAGTGGGTCGATGAGGCATTGTTGGACGAGGTAGCAACATTGGGTGTTCAATttgagagagtaaaagaagagatgaaagagcgTACAATAGAGACATTGCAAGAACAGAAGCTGAAATttgagaagatgcaaatggagtTCGAAAAAGAGCTTTGTGAGAGGGTTGAAGAAGTTTTGTTGGAAGCAAAAGCTGAATTGCAATGTAGGATGAATAAGAGTATAATTGTATGTGTTTTCGGTTTTATGatcttgtttgctctgtttaagCTTGTATGA
- the LOC104744566 gene encoding flowering locus K homology domain — protein MAEDQQNFVAHNGDQVPDQGLDEVHNGIPYQVHDETLDHQQYQVQDPILDPPPYVVQDQTLEPQHYEVHDQLEYQAYQVQDQAHEDVQDQPQDDLQYQPQDQPQDDLQYQPQDQPQDDLQYQPQDQSLDDLQYQPQDQEQYQLQDEAHDQAQYQVEGEAQDHDGNEVQDKVEDEEGIPEHLEPLQQSEPDEGATVGGEEKRWPGWPGETVFRMLVPAQKVGSIIGRKGDVIKKIVEETRARIKILDGPPGTTERAVMVSGKEEPESSLPPSMDGLLRVHMRIVDGLDGEASQAPPASKVSTRLLVPASQAGSLIGKQGATVKAIQEASGCIVRVLGSEDLPVFALQDDRVVEVAGEPTSVHKALELIASHLRKFLVDRSIIPFFENQMQKPTRQMDHMPPPHQSWGPSQGHPPSGGGGGYGHNPPPYMQPPPRHDSYYPPPEMRQPPMEKQPHQGISAYGREPSMNVHVSSAPPMVAQQITQQMQIPLSYADAVIGTSGSNISYTRRLSGATVTIQETRGVPGEMTVEVSGTGSQVQTAMQLIQNFMAEAGAPAPAQPQTVAPEQQGYNPYATHGSVYATAPTNPPGGYTTDYSSGGYGY, from the exons ATGGCTGAAGATCAGCAAAATTTTGTTGCACACAATGGAGATCAGGTGCCAGATCAAGGGTTAGACGAGGTGCATAATGGGATACCGTACCAAGTTCATGATGAGACACTTGATCACCAACAATACCAGGTTCAAGATCCGATTCTTGATCCTCCACCGTACGTGGTACAAGATCAGACTCTTGAACCCCAGCATTACGAGGTTCATGATCAATTAGAGTATCAAGCATACCAAGTGCAAGACCAGGCTCATGAAGACGTCCAAGATCAGCCACAAGATGACCTACAATACCAGCCACAAGATCAGCCGCAAGATGACCTACAATACCAGCCACAAGATCAGCCTCAAGATGACCTACAATACCAGCCACAAGATCAGTCGCTGGATGACCTACAATACCAGCCACAAGATCAGGAGCAGTATCAGTTGCAAGACGAGGCTCATGATCAGGCCCAGTATCAGGTGGAAGGTGAGGCACAAGATCACGATGGTAATGAAGTGCAAGATAaagtagaagatgaagaaggaattCCTGAGCATCTTGAGCCTCTACAGCAATCAGAGCCTGATGAAGGTGCAACAGTTGGAGGTGAGGAGAAGAGGTGGCCGGGATGGCCCGGAGAGACGGTTTTCCGCATGCTCGTTCCTGCACAGAAAGTGGGTAGCATCATTGGTCGCAAAGGTGATGTCATTAAGAAAATAGTTGAAGAGACAAGGGCTCGAATAAAGATTCTTGATGGTCCTCCAGGCACAACCGAAAGAGCT GTTATGGTTTCTGGTAAAGAAGAGCCCGAATCATCTCTACCACCTTCAATGGATGGCCTTCTTAGAGTCCACATGCGGATAGTTGATGGTTTGGATGGTGAAGCTTCTCAGGCCCCTCCGGCTTCAAAGGTGTCAACAAGATTACTAGTCCCAGCATCTCAGGCTGGAAGTTTGATTGGAAAACAGGGAGCAACAGTTAAAGCTATTCAAGAAGCATCCGGTTGTATAGTCCGAGTTCTTGGATCAG AGGATTTGCCTGTTTTTGCTCTTCAAGACGATAGGGTTGTTGAAGTTGCTGGGGAACCAACAAGTGTTCATAAAGCCTTGGAACTGATTGCATCACATCTCAGAAAGTTCTTGGTTGATCGTAGCATCATCCCATTCTTTGAAAATCAG ATGCAAAAGCCAACTCGCCAAATGGATCATATGCCACCACCACACCAGTCATGGGGTCCTTCTCAAGGTCACCCTCcaagtggtggcggaggaggctATGGTCACAACCCACCTCCATATATGCAACCACCTCCTAGACATGATAGCTACTATCCTCCTCCTGAGATGCGTCAACCTCCAATGGAGAAACAGCCGCACCAAGGTATATCTGCATATGGGAGAGAGCCTTCTATGAATGTGCACGTATCGTCTGCCCCACCTATGGTCGCTCAG CAAATTACACAGCAAATGCAGATTCCACTTTCTTATGCAGATGCTGTAATTGGTACATCTGGTTCAAACATAAGCTACACTAGGCGTCTAAGTGGAGCAACAGTAACCATTCAGGAAACCAGGGGAGTACCAGGTGAAATGACCGTTGAGGTTAGCGGAACTGGCTCACAAGTCCAAACTGCTATGCAGCTTATTCAG AACTTCATGGCTGAAGCTGGAGCGCCGGCACCAGCACAGCCTCAAACTGTAGCACCAGAGCAGCAAGGGTATAACCCATACGCAACACATGGCTCAGTCTACGCAACGGCTCCAACAAACCCGCCTGGAGGATACACTACGGATTACAGCTCAGGAGGCTACGGTTACTGA
- the LOC104744565 gene encoding uncharacterized protein LOC104744565: MANRDLMLGQNRNIGGIGQGQSLVLGHNNHSLGLGQNHDVELGQGHNMDLGHGHHDHEIDLGHPHDDHELGLGNGEDQDGEDHHHHHHHHDYMNENEISVDQKPGHDDVDPDLVLSTQNHDFSLSDNNNQLVVGENHELDDNLELAVDSSHELEIDHHGDMVMVSTPVQARALTADMTYQLTVGQEFPDVKSCRRALRDMAIALHFEMQTIKSDKTRFTAKCSSEGCPWRVHAAKLPGVPTFTIRTIHESHSCGGINHLGHQQASVQWVATSVEQRLRENPNCKPKEILEEIHRVHGITLSYKQAWRGKERIMATMRGSFEEGYRLLPQYCEQVKRTNPGSIASVYGSPADNCFQRLFISFQASIYGFLNACRPLLGLDRTYLKSKYLGTLLLATGFDGDGALFPLAFGIVDEENDENWMWFLCELHNLLETNTENMPRLTILSDRQKGIVEGVEQNFPTAFHGFCMRHLSESFRKEFNNTMLVNYLWEAAQALTVIEFEAKILEIEEVSQDAAYWIRRIPPRLWATAYFEGQRFGHLTANIVESLNSWIAEASGLPIIQMMECIRRQLMTWFNERRETSMQWTSILVPTAERRVAEALELARTYQVLRANEAEFEVISHEGNNIVDIRNRCCLCRGWQLYGLPCAHAVAALLSCRQNVHRFTESCFTVATYRKTYSQTIHPIPDKSLWRELSDGDLSVNKAALEVIINPPKSLRPPGRPRKRRVRAEDRGRVKRVVHCSRCNQTGHFRTTCAAPI; encoded by the coding sequence ATGGCGAATCGTGATTTAATGCTTGGACAGAATCGTAACATCGGTGGTATTGGGCAAGGTCAATCTCTGGTGCTTGGTCACAACAACCACAGTCTAGGACTTGGTCAAAACCATGATGTGGAGTTAGGGCAAGGTCACAATATGGATTTAGGACATGGTCATCATGATCACGAGATTGATTTAGGACACCCTCATGATGATCATGAGCTAGGCTTAGGAAATGGCGAAGATCAAGATGGagaggatcatcatcatcatcatcatcaccacgaCTATATGAACGAGAATGAAATCTCGGTGGATCAAAAGCCTGGACACGACGATGTTGATCCCGACCTGGTTCTTTCCACGCAAAACCATGACTTTTCGTTGTCTGATAATAATAATCAGTTGGTGGTTGGGGAAAACCATGAACTAGATGACAATCTTGAATTAGCCGTTGACTCAAGTCATGAACTTGAAATTGATCATCATGGTGATATGGTTATGGTTAGCACTCCGGTTCAAGCCCGAGCTCTTACTGCTGACATGACTTACCAACTTACTGTTGGACAAGAGTTTCCAGATGTGAAAAGTTGCCGTAGAGCGTTGAGAGATATGGCGATCGCTCTTCATTTCGAAATGCAGACAATAAAATCTGACAAAACTCGTTTCACAGCTAAGTGTTCGAGTGAAGGATGTCCATGGAGAGTTCATGCTGCAAAGCTCCCTGGGGTTCCAACTTTCACCATCAGGACGATACATGAAAGCCATAGCTGTGGAGGAATAAATCATTTGGGACACCAACAAGCTTCAGTTCAGTGGGTTGCTACCTCGGTTGAGCAACGGCTTCGTGAGAATCCAAACTGTAAACCTAAAGAGATTCTTGAAGAGATACATCGTGTTCACGGAATCACCTTGTCGTACAAACAAGCTTGGCGTGGTAAAGAAAGAATCATGGCGACCATGCGTGGATCTTTTGAAGAAGGGTATCGTTTACTTCCTCAATACTGTGAGCAGGTTAAAAGGACGAATCCGGGAAGCATTGCTTCGGTTTATGGAAGTCCAGCTGATAACTGCTTCCAGCGTCTCTTCATATCGTTTCAAGCTTCAATTTATGGGTTTCTAAACGCTTGTCGACCACTTCTTGGATTGGACAGGACATATTTGAAGAGCAAGTATTTAGGTACGTTGCTTCTCGCTACTGGATTTGATGGAGATGGTGCTTTGTTTCCGTTGGCGTTTGGGATTGTAGATGAAGAGAATGATGAGAACTGGATGTGGTTTTTGTGTGAGCTTCATAACCTTCTTGAAACCAATACTGAGAATATGCCAAGACTCACGATTTTGTCAGATAGACAAAAGGGAATAGTGGAAGGTGTGGAACAGAATTTTCCAACTGCGTTTCACGGTTTTTGTATGCGCCATTTGAGTGAAAGCTTCCGGAAGGAGTTTAACAACACTATGTTAGTCAATTATCTGTGGGAAGCTGCTCAAGCTCTAACGGTGATCGAGTTTGAAGCCAAAATACTAGAAATTGAAGAGGTTTCTCAAGATGCAGCTTACTGGATCCGTCGGATCCCTCCTCGGTTATGGGCTACTGCGTATTTTGAAGGACAAAGGTTTGGACATTTAACCGCGAATATAGTTGAATCCTTAAACTCATGGATCGCTGAAGCATCAGGACTTCCAATCATTCAGATGATGGAATGCATCAGGAGACAACTTATGACTTGGTTTAACGAACGGCGTGAAACCAGTATGCAGTGGACTTCAATACTCGTCCCAACCGCTGAGCGGCGTGTCGCTGAGGCTCTTGAGCTTGCAAGAACCTATCAGGTGCTTCGAGCCAATGAAGCTGAGTTTGAAGTTATATCTCATGAAGGAAACAACATTGTGGATATTAGGAACCGGTGTTGTCTCTGTCGGGGTTGGCAGTTATATGGTTTACCTTGTGCACACGCTGTAGCAGCTCTTCTTTCTTGTAGACAGAACGTTCATAGATTCACTGAGAGCTGTTTCACTGTGGCTACTTATAGGAAGACTTATTCTCAGACGATTCATCCCATTCCTGATAAAAGTCTTTGGAGAGAGCTTTCTGATGGAGATCTAAGCGTGAATAAAGCTGCTCTTGAGGTTATTATAAACCCTCCAAAGTCTCTGAGACCGCCTGGTAGGCCGAGGAAAAGACGGGTTCGAGCTGAAGATAGAGGACGAGTGAAGCGGGTTGTGCATTGTAGCCGGTGTAACCAGACCGGACATTTCAGAACCACTTGTGCTGCACCCATTTGA
- the LOC104748004 gene encoding uncharacterized protein LOC104748004 yields MDLIIRSGFGQQDGIGQRDGVGEREYDEEGEDRDEFHVDMLAQEFTDAEESIRHDTYPESDDEEEGRGRGAGRGRGAGPERVFTDIGRGDGTLWKDQSFYNGVAFKESVLDYALHTGYNLKQYRYDKDKLGFRCVGDKGNCEWKVFAALLPNASLWKITKYIDKHCCTPNGECEMFKVPVIARIFLDKIREEPDHYKPLRIEQIIMERWKISATRPQCQAARRKALGWIEYEYEQQFARLRDYQAEILEANPGSVVEIDTIKNDAGQDVFNRFYVCFDALRRTWKQTCRPIIGVDGAFLKAKIKGQLLAALGRDADNGIYPIAWCVVQVENKDNWLWFVKRLKTDLDLNEGDGYILVSDRQKGLIKAVELELPQIEHRMCVRHIYGNLKKTHPSKKQIKPLLWHMAWSYNAKQFGERLEQIHAYDTGVYDDVMKSKPKSWCRAFYKLGGYCEDVDNNFTESFNKTIDKAREKPFVAMLETVRRLSMVRIAKRSALSHSHKGN; encoded by the exons ATGGATTTAATAATCCGATCTGGTTTTGGGCAACAAGATGGTATTGGGCAAAGAGATGGTGTTGGAGAACGAGAGtacgatgaagaaggagaggatCGAGATGAATTTCACGTCGATATGCTTGCTCAGGAATTTACCGATGCTGAAGAGTCGATTCGTCATGATACGTACCCAGAAAGtgacgacgaggaagaaggtcgtggtcgtggtgcgggtcgtggtcgtggtgcggGTCCAGAGAGGGTGTTTACGGATATCGGACGTGGTGATGGAACTTTGTGGAAAGACCAATCCTTCTACAATGGGGTCGCATTCAAGGAGAGTGTCTTGGACTATGCACTACATACTGGTTACAATTTGAAGCAATACAGGTATGACAAAGATAAACTCGGGTTTAGATGTGTTGGGGATAAGGGCAATTGTGAGTGGAAAGTGTTTGCTGCACTTCTTCCAAACGCATCTTTGTGGAAGATTACGAAATACATTGATAAGCATTGTTGTACCCCCAATGGCGAGTGTGAGATGTTTAAGGTCCCAGTCATAGCTAGAATTTTTCTCGATAAGATTAGAGAGGAACCGGATCATTACAAGCCTTTGAGGATTGAACAGATTATCATGGAAAGGTGGAAGATATCCGCTACTAGGCCACAATGTCAAGCTGCTCGGAGAAAGGCTTTGGGATGGATAGAGTATGAGTATGAACAACAGTTTGCACGACTGCGAGATTACCAAGCTGAGATCTTGGAAGCAAATCCAGGGTCTGTTGTGGAGATTGATACAATTAAGAATGATGCTGGTCAAGACGTCTTCAAtcggttttatgtttgtttcgatGCCCTTAGAAGAACTTGGAAACAGACTTGCCGGCCAATAATAGGAGTTGATGGCGCCTTCTTAAAGGCAAAGATCAAGGGACAGTTGCTTGCTGCATTAGGCAGAGATGCAGACAATGGCATCTATCCAATAGCCTGGTGTGTTGTTCAAGTTGAGAACAAAGACAATTGGTTATGGTTTgtgaagagattgaagactGACCTGGATCTAAACGAGGGAGATGGTTACATTTTAGTGTCTGATCGACAAAAG GGGTTGATAAAAGCTGTGGAGTTGGAGTTACCACAAATAGAGCATAGAATGTGTGTTAGACACATCTatgggaacttgaagaagactcATCCTTCCAAGAAGCAAATCAAGCCACTCCTCTGGCATATGGCTTGGAGCTATAATGCAAAACAGTTCGGTGAGAGACTGGAACAGATACACGCTTATGACACTGGTGTGTATGATGATGTTATGAAGTCGAAACCAAAGAGCTGGTGTCGTGCCTTCTATAAGTTGGGGGGTTATTGCGAAGATGTTGACAACAACTTCACAGAATCTTTCAACAAGACCATCGACAAAGCAAGGGAGAAACCGTTTGTGGCAATGTTGGAGACAGTTAGAAGACTGTCTATGGTTCGGATTGCCAAGCGTTcagctctctctcattctcacaaaggtaattaa
- the LOC104744567 gene encoding uncharacterized protein At2g34160: protein MAMEVATPAPAPIPSERNIVLAPATTVESHKKNRIQVSNTKKPLFFYVNLAKRYIQQYNEVELSALGMAITTVVTISEILKNNGMATEKKVLTSTVGMKDETKGRMVQKAKIEIVLGKSDKFDSLVPPVTNGKTPEEVANAETQAEEKAQEAAAATDV from the exons ATGGCGATGGAAGTAGCAACACCGGCTCCGGCACCTATCCCATCGGAGAGGAACATCGTTCTCGCTCCGGCCACAACTGTTGAGTCCCACAAGAAGAACAGGATCCAAGTCTCCAACACCAAGAAGCCTCTCTTCTTCTACGTTAACCTCGCCAAG AGGTACATTCAGCAATACAATGAGGTTGAGCTTTCTGCACTTGGAATGG CAATCACCACTGTGGTGACAATCTCTGAGATCTTGAAGAACAATGGAATGGCCACAGAGAAGA AGGTGCTAACATCCACTGTGGGAATGAAAGATGAGACCAAAGGCAGGATGGTTCAGAAGGCCAAG ATTGAGATAGTGTTGGGGAAATCAGACAAGTTTGACTCTTTGGTGCCACCAGTGACCAACGGCAAGACCCCAGAGGAGGTAGCTAATGCAGAGACGCAGGCGGAGGAGAAAGCGCAAGAAGCTGCTGCCGCCACTGATGTCTAA
- the LOC104748003 gene encoding protein ACCELERATED CELL DEATH 6-like: MDWRLLEAAAKGDTNLLDLTTFHQSDFEKVTPQNNNVFHVAAKHQRLDFTAALLDLCPSLLLKENNNGDTPLHVAASIGSFEISKLLVSSANQVTSDVEHQGITNTQKQLLRITNKQNDTALNVALKNGHVDVAKLFLEKDTGLLDMTNNNHNVVSPLYLAIERGSFDIADHILESFPLASGKGTKGMNALHAALNSANVSTGVLRKLIEKRPEMIKEVDFIGWTPLHYSVWLGKTAITRLLLQQDSSAAYISDKEGQCPLHLAASTGQIEAYREIVRSCPYVWELLDFKGRTSLHSAVISGQRGIIHCILEMPEISLQLLNESDVDGNTPFHLAVIYKCYAILLLFLRTKRVDKHVMNHNHFTAAELFYSQKQEIGFKVAMAYYALQRYYKQPTQRQNIETEKKQEKTDLEESTTRNDGAMYEVHLLVAVLVATVAFAAAFQLPGGYKADGTPALMEKAAFKCFLVFDTIAFCFSVATVYFLFYASRDGFRARSAFLYMSALLMVVSLIAMTSAFVSGMYLISSKSRELAIVPFLIAGLFILHGFIYWFLDPRGSYVLGLGRPRQFFRKLIFGNSLFHILVQD; the protein is encoded by the exons ATGGACTGGAGATTGCTTGAAGCTGCGGCTAAAGGGGACACTAATCTCCTTGATCTTACCACATTTCACCAATCAGATTTCGAGAAGGTAACGCCACAAAACAACAACGTTTTTCATGTTGCAGCTAAGCATCAGAGGCTGGATTTCACCGCAGCCTTACTTGATCTTTGCCCATCACTCCTCCTCAAAGAGAACAACAATGGAGACACACCTCTACACGTGGCAGCTAGTATCGGTTCCTTCGAAATTTCGAAACTTCTTGTCAGTTCAGCCAATCAAGTAACTTCAGATGTCGAACACCAGGGAATAACCAACACACAGAAGCAGCTACTGAGGATAACTAACAAGCAAAACGATACAGCATTAAATGTTGCATTAAAGAACGGACACGTTGATGTAGCTAAGCTCTTTCTTGAAAAAGACACAGGGTTGTTAGATATGACCAATAACAACCATAATGTAGTGTCTCCTCTGTACTTAGCTATTGAAAGAGGGAGCTTCGACATTGCTGACCATATTTTGGAAAGCTTTCCTTTGGCTTCCGGTAAAGGGACTAAAGGTATGAATGCTTTGCATGCCGCTTTGAATTCTGCCAATGTCAGCACTG GTGTCTTGAGAAAACTGATTGAGAAAAGACCAGAAATGATCAAAGAAGTCGATTTTATTGGCTGGACACCTCTGCATTATTCGGTATGGCTAGGCAAAACCGCGATAACTCGACTCTTGCTTCAACAAGATAGTTCGGCTGCTTATATATCTGATAAGGAAGGACAATGTCCGCTTCATCTTGCGGCATCTACTGGTCAAATTGAGGCTTATAGAGAGATTGTTCGTAGCTGTCCTTATGTTTGGGAGCTACTTGATTTCAAAGGCAGAACATCTCTTCACTCTGCAGTCATATCAGGACAAAGAGGAATCATTCATTGTATTCTAGAGATGCCTGAGATTTCTCTTCAACTGTTGAACGAAAGCGATGTAGATGGAAACACACCTTTCCATCTAGCCGTTATTTACAAATGCTACGCGATATTACTACTTTTTCTGCGAACGAAGCGAGTGGATAAGCATGTTATGAACCACAATCACTTCACCGCTGCAGAACTCTTCTACTCTCAGAAGCAAGAG ATTGGTTTCAAGGTGGCGATGGCATACTATGCACTGCAAAGATACTACAAACAACCTACTCAGCGACAGAACATAGAgacagagaagaagcaagaaaagaCAGATCTTGAAGAGAGCACTACAAGAAATGATGGGGCAATGTACGAGGTTCATTTGCTAGTCGCGGTTCTTGTTGCAACCGTAGCGTTTGCTGCGGCATTCCAGTTACCTGGTGGTTACAAAGCAGACGGTACACCTGCATTGATGGAGAAAGCAGCTTTCAAATGTTTCTTGGTGTTTGACACAATCGCCTTCTGCTTCTCTGTAGCCACAGTCTATTTCTTGTTCTATGCCTCACGAGATGGGTTTCGTGCCCGCTCTGCTTTCCTCTACATGTCTGCCCTGCTAATGGTTGTGTCACTGATTGCAATGACGTCTGCATTTGTCTCAGGGATGTATCTAATTTCGTCCAAGTCGAGAGAATTAGCCATCGTACCTTTCTTGATAGCTGGACTCTTCATCTTGCACGGTTTCATCTACTGGTTCCTTGATCCACGCGGCAGCTACGTCCTTGGCCTCGGACGACCTCGCCAGTTTTTCAGGAAATTAATCTTTGGGAACtcattgtttcatattttggtaCAAGActga
- the LOC104744564 gene encoding tryptophan--tRNA ligase, cytoplasmic: MEVDKKDENESESSEQVVNPWEVSAKDGGKIDYDKLIDKFGCQRLDESLIDRVQRLTSRQPHVFLRRGVFFAHRDFNEILDAYEKGDKFYLYTGRGPSSEALHLGHLIPFMFTKYLQEAFKVPLVIQLTDDEKCMWKNLSVEESQRLARENAKDIIACGFDVTKTFIFSDFDYVGGAFYKNMVKVSKCVTLNKAMGIFGFSGEDHIGKLSFPPVQAVPSFPSSFPHLFPGKDNLRCLIPCAIDQDPYFRMTRDVAPRLGYSKPALIESSFFPALQGENGKMSASDPNSAIYVTDTAKDIKNKINKYAFSGGQDSVEKHRELGANLEVDIPVKYLSFFLEDDSELEHIKKEYGEGRMLTGEVKKKLTEVLTEMVERHRRSRAAVTDEMVDAFMAVRPLPSMFE; the protein is encoded by the exons ATGGAGGTGGATAAGAAGGATGAGAACGAGTCTGAATCTTCGGAGCAAGTGGTGAATCCATGGGAAGTATCCGCAAAAGACGGTGGAAAGATCGATTACGACAAGCTTATTGACAAATTTGGTTGCCAGAGGCTTGACGAGTCACTGATTGATCGTGTTCAGAGACTTACTTCTCGTCAACCACACGTGTTCCTCCGCCGTGGTGTCTTCTTCGCCCACCG GGATTTCAATGAGATTTTGGATGCCTATGAGAAAGGAGACAAGTTTTATCTGTATACTGGAAGAGGGCCTTCATCAGAAGCTTTGCATTTAGGGCATTTGATTCCTTTCATGTTTACCAA ATACTTGCAAGAAGCTTTCAAGGTTCCCCTTGTTATACAGCTCACGGATGATGAAAAATGTATGTGGAAGAACTTATCGGTGGAGGAAAGTCAAAGACTTGCAAGAGAAAATGCGAAAGATATAATTGCTTGTGGTTTCGATGTAACAAAGACCTTCATTTTCTCTGACTTCGACTATGTTGGCGG TGCTTTCTATAAAAATATGGTGAAGGTTTCCAAGTGCGTTACACTTAATAAG GCTATGGGAATCTTTGGCTTTTCCGGTGAAGATCATATCGGGAAACTCAGTTTCCCTCCTGTGCAG GCTGTCCCATCTTTCCCTAGTTCATTCCCACATTTGTTCCCTGGGAAGGACAATCTCCGCTGCTTGATTCCTTGTGCTATTGACCAG gATCCTTACTTTAGAATGACTCGTGATGTTGCACCCCGGTTAGGCTATAGCAAGCCCGCGCTGATTGAGTCGTCATTTTTCCCTGCTCTGCAG GGAGAGAATGGAAAAATGTCGGCTAGTGATCCAAATTCTGCTATCTATGTGACTGATACCGCCAAAGACATTAAAAACAAG ATAAACAAATATGCGTTTAGTGGTGGGCAAGACTCCGTCGAGAAGCACAGAGAACTTGGAGCAAATCTTGAG GTAGACATACCCGTCAAGTATCTGAGTTTCTTCCTCGAAGATGATTCCGAACTAGAACACATAAAAAAG GAGTATGGAGAAGGAAGAATGCTAACGGGTGAAGTAAAAAAGAAACTTACTGAAGTGTTGACAGAAATGGTGGAGAGACACCGCAGGTCTCGAGCTGCTGTTACCGATGAG ATGGTGGATGCGTTCATGGCCGTAAGACCTCTCCCAAGCATGTTCGAATAG